In Candidatus Binatia bacterium, the following are encoded in one genomic region:
- a CDS encoding Lrp/AsnC family transcriptional regulator → MRKLDEQEMKIAKALTRNPRLSDNRLGELYDIPVRTVSRKRARMEKEGLLRYFAEVDMSAEGTGYFPCSHLYIIRFKVGVTVSQIQDEIRNEPNVVTVFTELIRESHIAEIDGRVALVMVVEGTSDADIVESFQQKIVPSLQKNHGKDSIEDISTIRLLGRIRLLRNYLPAVNMENGMMKPGWSTNSIFVA, encoded by the coding sequence ATGCGCAAGCTCGATGAACAGGAAATGAAGATCGCGAAGGCTTTGACGCGTAATCCGCGCCTTTCCGACAACCGGTTGGGCGAGCTTTACGACATTCCGGTGCGCACGGTTAGCCGAAAAAGGGCGCGGATGGAGAAGGAAGGCCTGCTTCGCTACTTCGCCGAAGTGGACATGTCGGCCGAGGGCACAGGCTACTTCCCGTGCAGCCACCTCTACATCATCCGTTTCAAGGTGGGGGTCACGGTCAGCCAGATCCAGGACGAGATCCGCAACGAGCCCAATGTCGTCACGGTCTTCACCGAGCTGATCCGCGAGTCCCATATTGCCGAGATCGACGGCCGCGTGGCGCTGGTGATGGTCGTCGAGGGCACTTCGGACGCCGACATCGTCGAGAGCTTCCAGCAGAAGATCGTGCCGTCCTTGCAGAAAAACCACGGCAAGGATTCGATTGAAGACATCTCGACGATCCGGCTGCTCGGCAGGATCCGCCTGCTGCGCAACTACCTGCCGGCGGTAAACATGGAGAACGGCATGATGAAGCCCGGCTGGAGCACCAACTCCATCTTCGTCGCATGA
- a CDS encoding SDR family NAD(P)-dependent oxidoreductase — protein MKSASELRARYGPWVLVTGASSGIGREFVLRLAASGLNVAMVARRRAALEELRGKICADHRVEARVVEMDLALPGAAARLAEAVADLEIGLLVANAGTGWIGRFDLQSPEVHSSLIRLHCEFHVELTARLLPAMKKRGRGGVLIVSSMGGLVPLPYYAVYSGTKALLQNWGEALALEMRGTGVDVEVLAPGDTKTGFQEVAGEMSTKWSSCEEVVTDALNGLGTKTVVIPGFENRLSMLAARFLPRRFFLGIVEKRQREQTPVDRR, from the coding sequence ATGAAGAGCGCATCCGAACTGCGCGCGCGCTACGGGCCGTGGGTGCTCGTCACGGGCGCCTCGTCGGGAATCGGGCGAGAGTTCGTGCTTCGGCTCGCCGCGTCAGGACTGAACGTCGCCATGGTCGCGCGGCGGCGCGCGGCACTCGAGGAGCTTCGCGGAAAAATCTGCGCCGACCACCGCGTCGAGGCGCGAGTGGTGGAAATGGACCTCGCTCTTCCGGGGGCTGCGGCCCGGCTGGCCGAAGCGGTGGCAGACCTGGAAATCGGGCTGCTGGTCGCCAACGCCGGCACAGGGTGGATCGGACGCTTCGACCTGCAGAGCCCCGAGGTGCACTCCTCGCTGATCCGCCTGCACTGCGAATTTCACGTCGAGCTTACTGCCAGACTTCTGCCGGCAATGAAGAAAAGGGGCAGGGGCGGCGTCCTCATCGTCTCGTCGATGGGTGGACTGGTGCCGCTTCCGTACTATGCCGTCTACAGCGGCACCAAGGCTTTGCTGCAGAACTGGGGCGAAGCGCTCGCGCTCGAGATGCGCGGCACCGGCGTCGACGTCGAAGTGCTCGCGCCCGGCGACACCAAGACCGGGTTCCAGGAAGTCGCCGGGGAGATGTCGACGAAATGGTCGTCGTGCGAGGAAGTCGTCACCGACGCGCTGAACGGCCTCGGCACGAAGACCGTCGTGATTCCCGGCTTCGAAAACCGGCTGTCGATGCTCGCGGCGCGGTTTCTGCCGCGCCGCTTCTTTCTCGGCATCGTCGAGAAGCGCCAGCGCGAGCAGACGCCGGTGGATCGTCGATGA
- a CDS encoding alpha/beta hydrolase — MKRIRANGIEFACLEQGSGPLVVLLHGYPDNAHSWSRQMPALAEAGYRVVAPNTRGYPPTEIPADGFYDRGTLATDVAELIRAFGGGEPACLVGQDWGAVVTYSVIAAFPELVRRAVVMAVPHPAVIGATLLDAAQVHRSFHWWFFQVADFPEMALAANNFAFIDYLWKFWTSAGYEDAEHIAGIKRMLAEPGAVAATLGYYRAMIDRSRMDPCLDDVRDAIARPIGVPTLAICGGDDSRGELMKEQAGYFRGEYRYEVVPGAGHFVHREKPSEVNALLLDWLGSGTIPVVPDPIPLVPDPIT, encoded by the coding sequence GTGAAGCGCATTCGGGCCAACGGCATCGAATTCGCTTGCCTCGAGCAAGGCAGCGGCCCGCTCGTCGTGCTGCTGCACGGCTATCCCGACAACGCGCACTCCTGGAGCAGGCAGATGCCGGCGCTTGCAGAGGCCGGCTACCGGGTCGTCGCGCCGAACACGCGCGGCTATCCGCCGACGGAAATTCCAGCGGATGGCTTCTATGACCGAGGAACGCTGGCGACCGACGTCGCGGAGCTGATCCGCGCCTTCGGCGGCGGCGAGCCGGCCTGCCTCGTCGGGCAGGACTGGGGCGCGGTGGTCACGTACAGTGTGATCGCGGCTTTCCCCGAGCTGGTGCGTCGCGCGGTCGTGATGGCGGTTCCGCATCCGGCGGTCATCGGTGCGACGCTGCTCGATGCGGCGCAGGTGCACCGCTCCTTCCACTGGTGGTTCTTCCAGGTTGCCGATTTCCCGGAGATGGCGCTTGCCGCGAACAACTTCGCATTCATCGACTATCTCTGGAAATTCTGGACGTCCGCCGGGTACGAGGACGCCGAGCACATCGCGGGCATCAAGCGCATGCTCGCCGAGCCGGGCGCTGTCGCCGCGACTCTCGGATATTACCGCGCGATGATCGACCGCAGCAGGATGGATCCGTGCCTGGACGATGTACGCGACGCGATCGCGCGCCCGATCGGCGTGCCGACGCTCGCCATCTGCGGCGGCGACGACTCGCGCGGCGAGCTGATGAAAGAGCAGGCGGGATATTTCCGCGGCGAGTACCGCTACGAAGTCGTGCCGGGCGCCGGCCACTTCGTGCATCGCGAGAAGCCGTCCGAGGTCAACGCCCTGCTGCTCGACTGGCTGGGGTCAGGCACTATTCCTGTGGTGCCTGACCCTATTCCGCTGGTGCCTGACCCCATAACTTAG
- a CDS encoding carboxypeptidase regulatory-like domain-containing protein: protein MTTPASRRIAQAWAVAALLLAATATAQAGDPWLDRVRAFEPGTQAGFGADELPGIVLGPPQGAGMYAGSTDVVSLGNGGQIVVSFDDNAVVDGDGDDLVIFENAFYGGDLLFAEYAFVEVSADGRDWKMFPYDAATGEGLAGRTPVYANSANGMDPLDPGSGGDRFDLADVGLDFVRFVRITDAGDLIDDPGNHSFTGTKGGFDLDAAGAIHSTALGCVKGTVSSAGQPVAAALVVLSSDGQPRHQRRSRANGRYRFCRLRPGADYDVAVHVGGVGQASGRAFIDENQLRVVIDLPLE from the coding sequence GTGACGACGCCGGCGTCGCGACGAATCGCCCAGGCTTGGGCAGTCGCGGCGCTGCTGCTCGCCGCGACGGCGACGGCGCAGGCCGGTGATCCCTGGCTCGACCGCGTTCGCGCGTTCGAGCCGGGGACCCAGGCCGGTTTCGGTGCTGACGAGCTTCCGGGCATCGTACTCGGTCCGCCGCAGGGCGCCGGCATGTACGCCGGTTCCACCGACGTGGTCTCGCTCGGCAACGGCGGCCAGATCGTCGTGTCGTTCGACGACAACGCCGTCGTCGACGGCGACGGCGACGACCTGGTGATCTTCGAAAACGCGTTCTACGGCGGCGATCTCCTGTTCGCCGAATACGCGTTCGTCGAAGTCAGCGCCGACGGGCGCGACTGGAAGATGTTTCCCTACGACGCGGCCACCGGCGAGGGCCTTGCGGGTCGCACGCCGGTGTACGCGAACTCCGCCAATGGCATGGATCCGCTGGATCCTGGCTCCGGCGGCGACCGTTTCGACCTTGCCGACGTCGGGCTCGACTTCGTCCGCTTCGTTCGCATCACCGACGCCGGCGATCTCATCGACGATCCCGGCAACCACAGCTTTACCGGCACCAAGGGCGGCTTCGACCTGGATGCTGCCGGCGCGATTCATTCGACGGCGCTCGGCTGCGTCAAGGGAACGGTGAGCTCGGCGGGTCAGCCGGTCGCGGCCGCCCTCGTGGTTCTTTCTTCCGACGGGCAGCCCCGGCACCAGCGCCGCTCGCGCGCCAACGGCCGCTACCGTTTCTGTCGCCTGCGCCCGGGTGCCGACTACGACGTCGCGGTGCACGTGGGCGGCGTGGGACAGGCAAGTGGCCGCGCCTTCATCGACGAGAACCAGCTTCGAGTCGTCATCGACCTTCCGCTCGAGTGA
- a CDS encoding thiamine pyrophosphate-binding protein, with translation MDGGKLVARALKKAGVDCIFTLSGGHVMAIYDGCLNEGIRVIDVRHEQAAVHAADAYARLHPGRVGVAVLTAGPGATDGVTGIANAWRANSPILVIGGQGPLANLRRGSLQEMDHISVMRPITKWANACYAPDRLGEFCEEAIRFALAGNPGPSYLEVPIDVLGGAANLDTSYCPAPMPPPRTRPEESIIRAAISLLKDAKMPMVMSGTGVKWSNGAAALNRFLAATSMPCYCNGMGRGTVPHDSPYFFNRTRRDYLEATDCVILAGSLLDFRMRFGKSIPATAKIIQMDLDATMIGQNRRADVGMVGDLGLIFDSMLEVMAKDGVKLDYSHLVNEWRAKEQAEETALAGNLASDEVPIDPMRLCKEIADFVSDDMILIGDGGDIVAKAAKVVPVPKNGLWMDPGPLGTLGVGMPFAIAAQLANPGKRVLIIYGDGSFGLNGFEYDTAIRHKLPIVGIVGNDAAWGQMMRPQVMMYGRERLVATELAPTRYDKVVEALGGHGELVTEPHEIRPALERAYASGKAACVNVMIRKDFDFAGGIYI, from the coding sequence ATGGACGGAGGAAAGCTCGTCGCTCGGGCGCTCAAGAAGGCTGGGGTCGATTGCATCTTCACGCTTTCGGGCGGGCACGTGATGGCCATCTACGACGGCTGCCTGAACGAGGGCATCCGCGTCATCGACGTGCGCCACGAGCAGGCTGCCGTGCACGCCGCCGACGCGTACGCACGCCTTCATCCGGGCCGCGTCGGCGTCGCCGTGCTGACGGCGGGCCCGGGCGCCACCGACGGCGTCACCGGCATCGCCAATGCGTGGCGCGCCAACTCACCGATCCTCGTCATCGGCGGCCAGGGCCCGTTGGCCAACCTTCGCCGCGGCTCGCTGCAGGAGATGGACCACATTTCGGTGATGCGCCCGATCACGAAGTGGGCCAACGCCTGCTACGCACCCGACCGCCTCGGCGAGTTCTGCGAAGAAGCGATTCGCTTCGCACTGGCCGGCAATCCCGGACCGTCCTACCTCGAAGTGCCGATCGATGTGCTCGGCGGCGCCGCCAACCTCGACACGTCGTACTGCCCGGCACCGATGCCGCCGCCGCGCACCCGCCCCGAAGAAAGCATCATCCGCGCCGCGATCTCGCTGCTGAAGGACGCGAAGATGCCGATGGTGATGTCGGGCACCGGCGTCAAGTGGTCCAACGGAGCGGCCGCGCTCAACCGCTTCCTCGCTGCCACCAGCATGCCCTGTTACTGCAACGGCATGGGGCGCGGCACCGTGCCGCACGACTCGCCGTACTTCTTCAACCGCACGCGCCGCGATTACCTCGAAGCCACCGACTGCGTGATCCTGGCCGGATCGCTGCTCGATTTCCGCATGCGCTTCGGCAAATCGATCCCGGCCACCGCCAAGATCATCCAGATGGACCTCGATGCGACGATGATCGGCCAGAACAGGCGCGCCGACGTCGGCATGGTCGGCGACCTCGGCCTCATCTTCGACAGCATGCTCGAGGTGATGGCGAAAGACGGCGTCAAGCTCGACTACAGCCACCTCGTCAACGAGTGGCGCGCCAAGGAGCAGGCCGAGGAAACGGCGCTTGCCGGCAATCTTGCGTCCGACGAAGTACCGATCGATCCGATGCGTCTCTGCAAGGAAATCGCCGATTTCGTCAGCGACGACATGATCCTGATCGGCGACGGCGGCGACATCGTCGCGAAGGCCGCCAAGGTCGTGCCGGTTCCGAAGAACGGGCTGTGGATGGATCCGGGGCCTCTCGGCACCCTCGGCGTCGGCATGCCGTTCGCGATCGCCGCGCAACTGGCAAACCCGGGCAAGCGCGTGCTGATCATCTACGGCGACGGCAGCTTCGGACTGAACGGTTTCGAGTACGACACGGCGATCCGTCACAAGCTGCCGATCGTCGGCATCGTCGGCAACGACGCCGCGTGGGGCCAGATGATGAGGCCCCAGGTCATGATGTACGGGCGCGAAAGGCTGGTCGCCACCGAGCTGGCGCCGACGCGCTACGACAAGGTCGTCGAAGCCCTCGGCGGCCACGGCGAGCTCGTCACCGAGCCGCACGAAATCCGACCCGCGCTCGAGCGCGCGTACGCCAGCGGCAAAGCCGCCTGCGTCAACGTAATGATCCGCAAAGACTTCGACTTCGCCGGCGGAATTTACATCTAA
- a CDS encoding pyridoxamine 5'-phosphate oxidase family protein: MANVRARIRLGDDEVREFLANAKTVIVGTNNHDGYPHLVPMWYSMLDGLVHMHTYKTSQKILNVERDPRGSILVEDGTEYDKLRGVFIRGRFEVRDDQELCYRIALASAKKYQGLDEEQAGAALRYYVRKRVALIFHPGKVSSWDHGKMAAASPA, from the coding sequence ATGGCCAACGTAAGGGCACGGATCCGCCTGGGCGACGACGAGGTTCGCGAGTTTCTCGCGAACGCGAAGACCGTGATCGTCGGAACCAACAACCACGACGGCTACCCGCATCTCGTCCCGATGTGGTACAGCATGCTCGACGGCCTCGTGCACATGCACACGTACAAGACGTCGCAGAAGATCCTCAACGTCGAGCGCGACCCGCGCGGTTCCATCCTCGTCGAGGACGGCACCGAGTACGACAAGCTGCGCGGCGTGTTCATCCGAGGTCGCTTCGAGGTGCGCGACGACCAGGAGCTGTGCTACCGGATCGCGCTCGCGTCGGCGAAGAAATACCAGGGGCTCGACGAGGAGCAGGCCGGCGCGGCGCTGCGCTACTACGTCCGCAAGCGCGTCGCGCTGATCTTCCATCCCGGCAAAGTCTCGAGCTGGGACCACGGCAAAATGGCCGCGGCCAGCCCCGCATGA
- a CDS encoding metal ABC transporter substrate-binding protein, with the protein MKARDRSAGSANGGKPLAACIAALFVVAAIVLAPRLAPADSAAAAGERRLRIVASIPPLAMLVSELAGDRAVVRSILPGGADPHTFEPTPSDAKAVADADIVVSLGSSIDDWLGASIQASPSATVVKLDATPDGDDARDPHVWLDPLWVREHAIAPLQRALAAADPDGAARFGASARAMTEHLTDLDVQITRFFSHAITRSFVAWHPAWSIFARRYGLSAIDKIGEGEGREPSLRAMIATVRAARAVGVRAVLVEPRADSRLASVLADEIGVPMVTVDPIGDTSSVDRATYSNLMLYNVRAFGRALGVHNDAASKGSDAGDGARDDPAGGSRNAATQAAGVAAPISERPPVLP; encoded by the coding sequence ATGAAGGCTCGCGATCGATCGGCCGGTAGCGCCAACGGCGGCAAGCCGCTCGCCGCGTGCATCGCGGCGCTTTTCGTCGTCGCGGCAATCGTGCTCGCGCCGCGCCTTGCGCCGGCCGATTCGGCTGCCGCTGCCGGTGAGCGCCGCCTTCGCATCGTCGCGTCGATCCCGCCTCTTGCCATGCTGGTCTCGGAGCTGGCCGGCGATCGCGCCGTCGTGCGCAGCATCCTTCCCGGCGGCGCCGATCCTCATACTTTCGAGCCCACACCGTCGGATGCGAAGGCCGTGGCCGACGCCGACATCGTCGTCAGTCTCGGCTCCTCGATCGATGACTGGCTCGGCGCTTCGATCCAGGCTTCACCGTCGGCTACCGTCGTCAAGCTCGATGCAACGCCGGACGGCGACGACGCGCGTGACCCCCACGTCTGGCTCGATCCGCTGTGGGTGCGCGAGCATGCGATTGCTCCGCTGCAGCGGGCGCTGGCCGCTGCCGACCCCGACGGCGCCGCGCGTTTCGGCGCCTCCGCGCGAGCGATGACCGAGCACCTTACCGACCTCGACGTCCAGATCACGAGATTCTTCTCGCATGCCATCACGCGCAGCTTCGTCGCGTGGCATCCGGCCTGGTCGATTTTCGCGCGACGCTACGGCCTCTCCGCCATCGACAAGATCGGGGAAGGCGAGGGCAGGGAGCCGTCGTTGCGCGCAATGATCGCGACCGTGCGCGCGGCGCGCGCCGTCGGCGTGCGAGCCGTGCTCGTCGAGCCTCGCGCCGATTCCCGACTGGCCTCGGTGCTGGCCGACGAGATTGGCGTCCCGATGGTTACCGTCGATCCCATCGGCGACACCTCGAGCGTCGACCGCGCGACGTATTCGAACCTGATGCTGTACAACGTTCGCGCGTTCGGACGCGCGCTCGGCGTGCACAACGATGCGGCGTCGAAAGGAAGCGATGCAGGCGACGGCGCCAGGGACGATCCGGCCGGCGGATCGCGAAACGCTGCGACGCAAGCGGCCGGCGTTGCCGCGCCGATCAGTGAGCGCCCGCCAGTCTTGCCTTGA